CGTGGTGACCGACTTCACCCGGCCGTTCCACATCCAGCCCGTCCTGAACGACTGTCCGGGCTCGCCGCCGATCTTTTTCTACCCCGGCTCGTCGATCGGCAATTTCACGCCGGAACAAGCGCTGGCGCTGCTGCGCTCGATCCGCGCCCATCTGGGCCGTGACGGGCGATTGCTGATCGGCGTCGATCTGGTCAAGGACGCCGCCACGGTGGAAGCCGCTTACGACGACGCGCTCGGCGTGACGGCCGCGTTCAATCGCAACGTCTTGCGTGTCGCCAACCGGCTGCTGGACGCCGACTTCGACCCGGGCCGCTTCGGCCATAAGGCGTTCTTCAACGCGGCCGAGAGCCGGATCGAGATGCACCTTATGGCACTTGCGGCCCATAGCGTGCGGATCGGCGACGTCCAACGACGGTTCGACGCCAGCGAGACCATCGTGACCGAATACTCGTACAAGTACACGCCGGAGCGCTTCAAGGCGCTGCTGGCCGCGGCCGGTTACGGCGAAACGCACCACTGGACCGACGATCGCGCGTGGTTCGGCGTGTTCGTCGCCGGCCCGGCCCGTGAATAGCATGCGCGACCCACGCCAAGCCGCGCTGCTGGCCGCCTTCGAGCGGACGCGACGCCAGACGATGGCGCTGGTCGACGGGCTCACGGCGGAGGACTGCATGGTGCAGTCGATGCCGGACGCCAGCCCGGTCAAATGGCACCTCGCGCACGCGAGCTGGTTTTTCGAGACCTTCGTGCTCGAGGCGGTTCGGCCGGACGTGCCGCCGTTCGATCCGGCGTTCCGGGTGCTGTTCAATTCCTACTACGTCGGCGTCGGCGAGCGGCACCCGCGGCCCGAGCGCGGCGTGCTGTCCCGGCCTTCGCTCGATACGGTACTCGG
This DNA window, taken from Crenobacter cavernae, encodes the following:
- the egtD gene encoding L-histidine N(alpha)-methyltransferase; translation: MLSDVDGRRVIVDAIDDPADQIADLRDGLLGRPARISPKFFYDAQGCALYGAICALAEYYPTRTEALIYERCRDPIAEHLPHGGQWVDLGCGDGAKSRQWLKPAGVRRYIGVDIAADWLQATLEATERQFPEVDCLGVVTDFTRPFHIQPVLNDCPGSPPIFFYPGSSIGNFTPEQALALLRSIRAHLGRDGRLLIGVDLVKDAATVEAAYDDALGVTAAFNRNVLRVANRLLDADFDPGRFGHKAFFNAAESRIEMHLMALAAHSVRIGDVQRRFDASETIVTEYSYKYTPERFKALLAAAGYGETHHWTDDRAWFGVFVAGPARE